From the genome of Cognaticolwellia beringensis, one region includes:
- a CDS encoding PEP-CTERM sorting domain-containing protein yields MKIKFLKAAIVGLVLSVSSFAHAGLITTNGGSAVGGFSGSEVYGQSFLVGIDNVLDSVQLTGRSTNGVNQGVIYELFKWDGALNRVVNGSLFTTSGNLIASNSLLDINIMTGGWELITGQKYIFSMRHDDANGSGNWGFGASGTNDYIDGGFNYSQITSNRYLNNSWTANFGGVSRDLHIQMNFSASSVPEPSTLAIFALGMIGLASRRFKKQS; encoded by the coding sequence ATGAAAATTAAATTTTTAAAGGCTGCGATTGTTGGCTTAGTTTTATCTGTTAGTAGCTTTGCTCATGCTGGGTTAATCACAACAAATGGTGGTTCAGCAGTGGGTGGTTTTTCTGGTAGTGAAGTATATGGGCAAAGTTTTTTGGTCGGCATAGACAATGTACTAGATTCAGTGCAGCTGACTGGTCGTAGTACTAATGGAGTTAACCAGGGCGTAATCTATGAATTATTTAAATGGGATGGTGCTTTGAATCGAGTTGTAAATGGTTCATTATTTACCACTAGTGGCAACTTGATTGCATCGAACAGCCTATTAGACATCAATATAATGACAGGTGGTTGGGAGTTAATAACAGGTCAAAAGTATATTTTTTCTATGCGTCACGATGATGCAAATGGATCTGGAAATTGGGGATTTGGAGCTTCTGGCACAAACGATTATATTGACGGTGGATTCAATTATTCACAGATAACAAGTAACAGATATTTAAATAATAGTTGGACCGCCAATTTTGGTGGGGTTAGCAGAGATTTGCATATACAAATGAATTTCAGCGCCAGCTCAGTCCCAGAACCATCTACACTTGCTATTTTTGCATTAGGGATGATTGGCTTAGCATCACGTCGATTTAAGAAGCAATCTTAA
- a CDS encoding GGDEF domain-containing response regulator encodes MTQSTLRIFHIEDDDGDARQVKRDCTKEFDTEHFTLTRVDTIDAALIALKESYYDVILLDLNLGDGRGLENLQTIKELSPDSPIVVLSGHDDTKTALDAIRGGAQEYIIKSTNNSRHLGLAILSSIERKAYERHLYQLANRDELTGLNNRRAFNNYLRPWLIRAARWQRTETIMFMDVNGFKQVNDTLGHDVGDLLLQHIATTLRAGLRASDMLARFAGDEFVVHLDAQSHESVEISARIAEKISALFEKPVLIAGHKIKTSVSIGIAFYPEHGEDTASLIKSADKAMYQAKKDNIPYVFYKNTDEV; translated from the coding sequence ATGACTCAATCAACGCTGAGAATATTTCATATTGAAGATGACGATGGCGACGCTAGGCAAGTCAAACGTGATTGCACTAAAGAATTTGATACCGAGCATTTTACCTTAACTCGTGTAGATACTATCGACGCTGCACTGATAGCCCTAAAAGAGTCATATTACGATGTAATATTATTAGATTTAAACTTAGGCGATGGTCGTGGATTAGAAAACCTACAAACCATTAAAGAACTGAGCCCAGACTCCCCAATAGTGGTATTGAGTGGTCATGATGACACAAAAACAGCGCTTGACGCGATACGTGGCGGCGCACAAGAGTACATAATAAAGTCGACTAACAACAGTCGCCACCTTGGTTTAGCCATTTTGTCATCCATTGAGCGTAAAGCTTATGAGCGGCATTTGTATCAATTGGCCAATCGAGATGAATTAACCGGCTTAAATAACAGGCGGGCATTTAATAACTATCTAAGGCCCTGGTTAATTCGAGCGGCTCGTTGGCAGCGTACCGAAACGATAATGTTTATGGATGTAAACGGTTTTAAACAAGTAAATGACACCTTAGGTCACGATGTTGGAGACCTACTATTGCAACACATTGCCACAACGCTTCGTGCTGGATTACGTGCAAGTGATATGCTGGCAAGATTTGCCGGTGATGAATTTGTTGTACACCTAGACGCACAATCTCACGAATCAGTAGAAATCAGCGCACGAATTGCAGAAAAAATAAGTGCTTTGTTCGAAAAGCCAGTATTAATAGCGGGGCATAAGATAAAAACCAGTGTCAGCATAGGTATCGCTTTTTATCCTGAACATGGTGAAGACACCGCCTCGCTTATTAAAAGTGCTGATAAAGCCATGTATCAAGCAAAAAAAGATAATATACCTTATGTATTTTATAAAAATACCGATGAAGTTTAG
- a CDS encoding sensor histidine kinase → MSELSINKPAMIIAAIYTFVLGAIVLTGWYISNSGLIQVLPQFSPMQFNTALGFLLSGIGLFAIIKCLKRLSLACGILVTLIGFLTLLQYVFLINLAIDQLFMDAYITVNPSYPGRMAINTALCFIFTGSIILLFSAPNKNQKKHALIEILGLFILALSAITLSGYIIGKESSYVWETHRRMALHTASGFIVLGFGFLMAIWRHRTRVIALVPLCVPALLCFIVLLIDMFHPPNIAVGVAYVPLVLFGLLFYRKEITFVLAGLATVLIIFGYLASPEIDVDNQYVIINRMLAIVAVWVLSVVVYLQKITQEKLRKSEEALTLGWRGAGDGMWDWDVSSNTMVFSERVKELLGLESEKMRNHFDEWIEHIHEEDKDRTLAALDAHIKNNTPYDVEFRLKTSSGQWRWFQSKGQALLDENDNPVRMAGSLSDITVRKETELQLRLLKLTIENLTDVVVITEADPDNPIIIFANTASQNVLGYTPEELIGQTPRLLQGEKTDKVQLAALKKALKNNQPFSTELINYAKDGSEYWIDINIVPVKDQHGNTSHFAAIERDITDNKAATFERERLIKALEKSNSELDEFAYVASHDLKAPLRVIENISHWLEEDLGDRLDEESRENLLLLRSRIQRMERLLEDLLEYSRIGRKLDENQEETLTGDMLIKDITLLVAMPEGFAIHASADFLQLKVNKMPLQLILLNLISNAIKHRDKETGVIEVDVKAQENQYLFTVKDDGPGIAPIYHQRIFRMLQTLKPRDRVEGSGMGLAIVRKHIELFGGTIEVASEEGKGCTFMFTWPKQQNNSIEDTL, encoded by the coding sequence ATGTCAGAGTTATCTATCAATAAGCCCGCTATGATTATTGCAGCCATTTATACTTTTGTATTAGGCGCAATCGTTTTAACAGGTTGGTACATTAGTAACAGCGGTTTAATTCAGGTTCTGCCACAGTTTTCACCTATGCAATTTAACACCGCTCTGGGTTTTTTATTGAGCGGGATTGGTCTATTCGCCATAATAAAATGTTTAAAGCGCCTAAGTTTAGCCTGTGGAATATTAGTTACTTTAATTGGATTTCTCACACTGTTGCAGTATGTTTTTTTGATTAATCTAGCAATAGATCAACTGTTCATGGACGCTTATATTACAGTAAACCCCTCATATCCTGGCCGTATGGCAATAAATACCGCGCTTTGTTTTATTTTTACCGGCAGCATAATATTACTATTTTCTGCTCCGAATAAAAATCAAAAAAAACACGCGTTAATTGAAATACTTGGTCTGTTTATATTAGCTTTATCAGCAATTACCCTCTCCGGATATATTATTGGCAAAGAAAGTAGCTATGTTTGGGAAACGCACAGACGCATGGCACTGCATACCGCAAGTGGCTTTATAGTTTTGGGCTTTGGTTTCTTAATGGCTATTTGGCGCCACAGAACTAGAGTAATAGCATTAGTACCTCTTTGTGTTCCAGCCCTCTTATGTTTTATCGTTTTACTTATTGATATGTTTCACCCACCAAACATTGCCGTGGGTGTCGCTTATGTACCATTAGTTTTGTTCGGTCTATTATTTTACCGTAAAGAAATAACATTTGTTTTAGCAGGGCTCGCGACAGTACTTATTATTTTCGGTTACTTAGCTTCGCCAGAGATAGATGTCGACAACCAATATGTAATTATAAATCGCATGCTTGCCATCGTTGCCGTTTGGGTTTTGTCAGTTGTGGTGTATCTACAAAAAATCACCCAAGAAAAATTACGTAAAAGTGAAGAAGCGTTAACTTTAGGTTGGCGCGGCGCCGGTGACGGTATGTGGGATTGGGACGTTTCTAGCAATACTATGGTTTTTTCTGAGCGAGTGAAAGAACTGCTAGGTTTAGAATCGGAGAAAATGCGTAATCATTTTGACGAATGGATTGAACATATACATGAAGAAGACAAAGATAGAACACTCGCAGCGCTAGACGCACACATTAAAAACAACACCCCTTATGATGTAGAATTTCGTCTGAAAACAAGCTCGGGTCAGTGGCGTTGGTTTCAATCCAAAGGACAAGCCTTGTTAGATGAGAACGATAACCCCGTTCGTATGGCAGGCAGTTTAAGCGATATTACGGTTCGAAAAGAAACTGAATTGCAGTTAAGGCTGTTAAAATTAACCATTGAAAATTTAACAGACGTCGTGGTAATCACCGAAGCTGATCCTGATAACCCTATTATCATATTTGCTAACACCGCTTCACAAAACGTATTAGGTTATACGCCAGAAGAATTAATAGGACAAACGCCTCGGTTATTGCAAGGCGAGAAAACCGATAAAGTGCAATTAGCAGCACTGAAAAAGGCCTTAAAAAATAATCAGCCATTTTCCACCGAATTAATTAATTACGCAAAAGATGGCAGCGAATATTGGATCGATATCAATATAGTTCCGGTGAAGGATCAGCATGGAAACACCAGCCACTTTGCCGCTATTGAACGTGATATCACCGATAACAAAGCAGCAACTTTTGAGCGTGAACGTTTAATTAAAGCGCTGGAAAAAAGTAATAGTGAACTAGATGAATTCGCCTATGTTGCCTCCCACGATTTAAAAGCACCATTGCGGGTTATCGAAAACATTTCCCACTGGCTCGAAGAAGACTTAGGCGATCGTCTCGATGAAGAAAGCCGAGAAAACTTGTTACTGTTGCGAAGCCGTATCCAGAGAATGGAAAGGTTATTAGAAGACCTGCTCGAGTATTCACGTATTGGCCGTAAACTTGATGAAAATCAGGAAGAAACTCTCACTGGGGATATGTTAATAAAAGATATCACTTTATTAGTCGCCATGCCGGAAGGCTTTGCCATTCATGCTAGTGCAGACTTCTTGCAACTTAAGGTGAATAAAATGCCACTGCAGCTTATTTTACTTAATCTAATCAGTAACGCGATAAAGCACCGGGATAAAGAAACCGGAGTAATTGAAGTTGACGTTAAAGCGCAAGAAAACCAATACCTGTTTACCGTAAAAGATGACGGCCCTGGCATCGCGCCAATATATCATCAAAGAATATTTAGAATGCTTCAAACCCTTAAGCCTCGTGACCGTGTCGAAGGTAGCGGAATGGGATTAGCCATTGTACGAAAACATATTGAATTATTTGGCGGTACTATTGAAGTAGCATCAGAAGAAGGCAAAGGCTGCACTTTTATGTTCACTTGGCCTAAACAGCAAAATAACTCAATTGAAGACACTTTATAA
- a CDS encoding N-acetylmuramoyl-L-alanine amidase — protein sequence MFPEYIVLHTAAFTGRDCDRDMIDQWHKARNWSGIGYHFVILNDKHSQKADGSIENGRPTNKAGAHALGLNSRSLGICCIGHGDKFDFTPAQYESLFSLIRRLMTEFSIPADKVIGHRELNDLVKQNIISSRYRTSKSCPGDKIEMNYIREQLAHITASPEHETLAVSAESRLAMTNAIAVLQQHRAQFPNAQDELDEFIHHPEIISMTR from the coding sequence ATGTTTCCAGAATATATTGTGCTTCATACTGCTGCCTTCACTGGGAGAGATTGTGATCGAGATATGATTGACCAGTGGCATAAAGCTCGGAACTGGTCAGGCATAGGATATCACTTTGTCATTTTAAATGATAAACACAGCCAAAAAGCCGATGGCAGTATTGAAAATGGTAGACCAACTAACAAAGCAGGCGCTCATGCTTTAGGTCTAAATAGTCGTTCTTTAGGTATTTGCTGTATTGGTCATGGCGATAAGTTTGACTTTACACCCGCGCAGTATGAAAGTTTATTTAGCTTAATACGACGACTGATGACTGAATTTTCGATACCAGCGGATAAAGTGATTGGCCATCGAGAATTGAATGACCTAGTTAAACAAAATATTATATCTTCTCGATATCGCACCAGTAAATCTTGTCCAGGCGATAAAATAGAGATGAATTATATTCGCGAACAATTGGCCCATATTACAGCTAGCCCTGAACATGAAACCCTTGCAGTCTCTGCTGAGTCACGATTAGCAATGACCAATGCGATTGCTGTTTTACAACAGCACCGAGCACAATTTCCAAATGCCCAAGATGAACTGGATGAATTTATTCACCATCCTGAAATTATCTCAATGACCAGATAA
- the thiE gene encoding thiamine phosphate synthase: MRIETALLGNKLQKKPIIWTISGADCSGGAGIAADIKTGHNLNVEVCHLITANTVQNSSELIAVNPTQVEILALQVQALRFDKPPAVIKIGLIANREQINWLIDMLSEIKSQLPNLLVVYDPVGRASVGGCLSSLPNSVLAPLMPLVDVITPNFIEAKQLCTLTTTSSVNDTRFMAEKILRLGCKAVIIKGGHNATEKPNDNNTHCTDVCLQSLSPTSSQLFTLQSPKINTSYSHGSGCSFASALASFLAHNYLLRDAFTLTKAFINQGLLLATEVKNDISDDMRDDKNEVDRNRYYGAFEQGFWPSKPNNFPIIINPLNQKLQSTKCFEPLDLSEGEKLGLYPVIDSLAWLALLLPLNLNIIQLRIKGNNIIEVEPMIEQAVAMARDYNCRLFINDHWQLAIKYGAYGVHIGQEDLNGADLNAIAKAGLRLGISTHGCYEFLLAKQLQPSYLAVGAIFPTKTKNMTGQIQGLENLTQILALADTTPVVAIGGINQQRLDKVWNTGVSAVAVVTAITEAQQPVTATKTMQARLC; the protein is encoded by the coding sequence ATGAGAATTGAAACTGCATTACTGGGCAATAAATTGCAAAAAAAACCAATAATTTGGACCATTTCGGGCGCAGATTGTTCAGGTGGTGCTGGTATTGCTGCCGATATTAAAACTGGCCATAACCTCAATGTAGAGGTATGCCATTTAATTACCGCTAATACCGTACAAAACTCATCAGAGCTTATTGCGGTTAATCCAACACAGGTGGAGATATTAGCCCTGCAGGTACAGGCATTACGTTTCGACAAGCCGCCAGCAGTAATCAAAATAGGCCTAATAGCTAATCGTGAGCAGATCAACTGGCTGATAGACATGCTATCGGAAATTAAGTCCCAATTACCTAACTTACTTGTGGTTTATGATCCGGTTGGCCGAGCAAGTGTTGGTGGTTGCTTGTCATCGTTACCTAATTCCGTACTTGCACCATTAATGCCATTGGTAGATGTTATAACACCCAACTTTATTGAAGCTAAGCAGTTATGCACTTTAACGACTACCAGTTCAGTAAATGACACAAGGTTCATGGCAGAAAAAATCCTCCGATTAGGCTGTAAAGCTGTAATTATAAAAGGCGGACATAATGCCACTGAAAAACCTAACGATAACAATACACATTGTACTGATGTATGTTTACAAAGCTTAAGCCCTACTTCAAGCCAGTTATTCACCTTGCAGTCGCCGAAAATAAACACAAGTTATAGCCATGGCAGCGGTTGCAGTTTTGCCAGTGCATTAGCCAGCTTTTTAGCTCATAATTATTTATTACGTGATGCTTTCACGCTAACTAAAGCGTTTATTAACCAAGGGTTATTATTAGCGACTGAAGTGAAAAACGATATATCAGATGATATGCGTGATGATAAAAATGAGGTTGATCGTAACCGTTATTACGGCGCATTTGAGCAAGGTTTTTGGCCATCAAAACCAAATAACTTTCCAATAATTATCAACCCACTCAATCAAAAGCTTCAGTCAACAAAATGCTTCGAACCCCTTGATTTATCTGAGGGAGAAAAGCTCGGTCTCTACCCAGTAATAGACTCATTAGCGTGGTTGGCGCTTTTATTACCGCTGAACTTAAATATTATTCAGCTGCGTATTAAAGGTAACAATATTATAGAAGTAGAGCCAATGATAGAACAAGCCGTAGCAATGGCCCGTGATTATAATTGTCGGTTATTTATTAATGATCATTGGCAACTGGCTATTAAATACGGTGCATACGGTGTTCACATCGGTCAAGAAGATCTTAATGGCGCTGATTTAAATGCTATTGCTAAAGCGGGTTTACGTTTGGGCATCAGTACTCATGGTTGTTACGAGTTTTTATTAGCAAAACAACTGCAACCTTCTTACCTTGCTGTTGGCGCGATTTTCCCAACAAAAACCAAAAACATGACCGGACAAATCCAAGGTCTAGAAAACTTAACCCAGATATTAGCACTAGCCGATACTACCCCTGTAGTAGCTATTGGTGGAATCAACCAACAACGACTAGACAAGGTATGGAATACAGGAGTAAGTGCGGTAGCGGTAGTTACGGCAATAACTGAAGCTCAACAGCCTGTAACTGCAACTAAAACTATGCAAGCACGACTATGTTAA
- a CDS encoding thiazole synthase: MSLNIYGQTLNNRLLIGSALYPSPEVMRQAILASGSQVVTLSLKRQNPLAQSGEKIWRYIQETVEKNHGFLLPNTAGCKSAKEAITLAKMSRELFQTDWIKLEVIGDDYNLQPDPIELLNATEQLLADGFKVLPYCTDDLVICQRLYALGCQVIMPWASPIGTGKGLMNPYNLASIRQRLPEATLILDAGIGKPSDACIAMEMGFDGVLLNSAIALADNPALMAKAFATAVSAGESAYIAGTMPERQTAHPSTPTLDTPFWHQPEHS, encoded by the coding sequence ATGTCGCTAAATATTTATGGTCAAACACTAAATAATCGATTATTAATTGGCTCTGCACTTTATCCTTCACCGGAGGTCATGCGGCAAGCCATTTTAGCCAGTGGCTCACAAGTGGTGACTTTATCGCTAAAGCGTCAAAACCCCTTGGCACAGTCAGGTGAGAAAATATGGCGTTACATCCAAGAAACTGTTGAAAAAAACCATGGTTTTCTCCTACCTAACACGGCCGGCTGTAAAAGCGCTAAAGAAGCCATTACCTTAGCTAAAATGAGCCGGGAATTATTTCAAACAGACTGGATAAAGCTTGAAGTTATTGGCGATGATTATAATCTACAACCTGATCCTATAGAATTACTGAACGCTACAGAACAACTGCTTGCTGATGGCTTTAAGGTATTACCATATTGCACAGACGACTTAGTGATTTGCCAGCGGTTATATGCCTTAGGCTGTCAAGTTATCATGCCTTGGGCATCACCCATTGGCACCGGTAAAGGCTTAATGAATCCCTATAATTTAGCCAGTATTCGCCAACGATTACCTGAAGCAACGCTAATACTCGATGCTGGTATTGGTAAACCTTCTGATGCCTGTATTGCCATGGAAATGGGCTTTGATGGCGTATTACTTAATAGTGCTATTGCCCTGGCCGATAATCCGGCTCTGATGGCAAAAGCTTTCGCCACCGCAGTTTCGGCGGGAGAGTCCGCTTATATCGCAGGCACTATGCCTGAACGCCAGACCGCTCACCCCAGCACGCCTACACTAGATACGCCTTTTTGGCATCAACCGGAACATAGCTAA
- the thiS gene encoding sulfur carrier protein ThiS → MKIYINGEAFELPDTSELRCLDIVLAKALPINQQQQSFALALNGDFIGREDYQNTAVSENDSIDVLFPIVGG, encoded by the coding sequence ATGAAAATATATATTAATGGCGAAGCCTTTGAACTCCCAGACACGTCAGAGCTGAGGTGTCTGGATATAGTTTTAGCAAAAGCATTACCGATAAATCAGCAACAACAAAGCTTTGCTTTGGCGCTCAACGGTGACTTTATTGGCCGAGAAGACTACCAAAATACCGCTGTTAGCGAGAACGATAGTATTGATGTGCTTTTCCCAATTGTAGGAGGTTAA
- a CDS encoding FAD-dependent oxidoreductase, producing the protein MPTIAIIGAGLMGRLVALSLNRQGYQVTLFDKDQKSGQKSAAYAAAGLLTPLGEAMHCPANIVAMGFAGLTLWPKLLSTLSGYNFFQQSGSIVVSHEQDVADYHRLTRFLANNYPSHTQQQLNRQELSALEPELARKFSQALYLPEEGQIGNRKLLLALHQQLVDEGVKWHSESEVIAIESDSFSTGCNIRFQTCNKRKSSQCQPFDLTIDCRGVGAKKSPNTNSKQSVQLNDLRAVRGEIFQLFTTEVNISRPIRLMHPRYQIYIAPKGKGHFVVGATEIESDDTAPMTVRSAMELLSAAYSVHPGFAEANIRQHISQLRPAFSDNQPKIISHNALIQVNGLYRHGFLIAPVVLAQVLEHVDNIMLEQKKSFDNYQYAHWLPVSHPMSNLAY; encoded by the coding sequence ATGCCAACCATCGCTATTATTGGCGCCGGCCTAATGGGCCGTTTGGTAGCTTTGTCGTTAAATCGACAAGGCTACCAGGTAACGCTATTCGATAAAGACCAGAAAAGTGGCCAAAAAAGTGCGGCTTATGCTGCCGCGGGTTTATTAACACCGCTTGGGGAAGCTATGCACTGCCCAGCCAACATTGTTGCAATGGGCTTTGCTGGCTTAACTTTATGGCCAAAATTACTTAGCACGCTTTCTGGCTATAACTTCTTTCAACAATCAGGCTCGATAGTGGTTAGCCATGAACAAGATGTCGCTGACTATCACAGATTAACACGATTTTTAGCGAATAATTACCCAAGCCATACACAACAACAGCTTAATCGACAAGAACTATCAGCACTTGAGCCAGAGCTAGCTCGTAAGTTTTCGCAAGCGTTATACTTGCCCGAAGAGGGGCAAATTGGTAATCGAAAGTTACTACTCGCTTTACATCAACAGTTAGTGGATGAAGGTGTTAAATGGCACAGCGAATCTGAAGTTATTGCCATAGAGTCAGACAGTTTTAGTACCGGCTGTAATATTCGCTTTCAAACTTGTAACAAGCGTAAAAGTAGCCAATGCCAGCCGTTTGACCTTACCATTGACTGTCGGGGAGTTGGTGCAAAAAAATCGCCAAACACAAACAGTAAACAAAGCGTTCAACTGAACGATTTACGTGCCGTTCGTGGCGAAATATTTCAACTATTTACCACTGAAGTGAATATTTCACGACCGATTAGACTTATGCATCCACGCTATCAAATTTATATCGCGCCAAAAGGAAAAGGCCATTTTGTGGTCGGAGCAACAGAAATTGAAAGTGACGATACTGCCCCGATGACCGTGCGTTCAGCCATGGAGTTACTCAGTGCTGCTTATAGCGTTCACCCGGGTTTTGCTGAAGCTAATATCCGCCAGCATATCAGCCAACTTCGTCCGGCATTTAGTGATAATCAACCAAAAATCATTTCACATAATGCCTTAATTCAAGTTAATGGTTTATACCGCCATGGCTTCTTAATTGCCCCGGTTGTGCTTGCCCAAGTGTTAGAGCATGTCGACAACATAATGCTCGAACAAAAAAAATCTTTTGATAACTATCAATATGCACATTGGCTGCCAGTAAGTCACCCTATGTCAAATTTGGCTTATTAA
- the thiC gene encoding phosphomethylpyrimidine synthase ThiC yields the protein MSSISRRERRNQATQFLKNVADQSFPNSKKVYVAGEIHDIRVGMREITLSDTLINGNKDNPSYEKNQPLCVYDTSGFYTDDAVNIDVHKGIPRLRDSWIESRNDVVFLPGITSTYSQQRLADEGLDHIRFEHLPKVRKAKKGKNVTQMHYARQGIITPEMEYIAIRENMKRQEVKDEILLQQHQGQSFGASIPEKITPEFVRDEVARGRAIIPVNINHPEVEPMIIGRNFLIKVNANIGNSAVTSSIEEEVEKLVWSTKWGADTVMDLSTGRYIHETREWIIRNSPVPIGTVPIYQALEKVNGIAEDLTWEIFRDTLIEQAEQGVDYFTIHAGVLLRYVPMTAKRVTGIVSRGGSIMAKWCLAHHKENFLYTHFEDICEILKAYDVSFSLGDGLRPGSIADANDEAQFSELRTLGELTKIAWKHDVQTIIEGPGHVPLHMIEKNMTEQLKHCGEAPFYTLGPLTTDIAPGYDHITSGIGAANIGWYGCAMLCYVTPKEHLGLPNKEDVKEGLMTYKIAAHAGDLAKGHPGAQIRDNAMSKARFEFRWYDQFNIGLDPEKARAYHDETLPQESGKVAHFCSMCGPKFCSMKISQEVRDYAAGLDTAANNEQHIEIKLLDETISISVQGMAEKSAEFKASGSELYHPVEKSLSN from the coding sequence ATGAGTTCAATTTCAAGACGCGAGCGTCGAAACCAAGCAACACAATTTTTAAAAAACGTTGCTGATCAATCTTTTCCAAATTCTAAAAAAGTTTACGTTGCGGGTGAAATTCACGATATCCGTGTTGGTATGCGTGAAATAACGTTGTCTGATACTTTGATTAATGGCAACAAAGACAACCCTAGCTATGAGAAAAACCAGCCATTATGTGTTTACGATACCTCAGGATTTTATACCGATGATGCCGTCAATATTGACGTTCATAAAGGTATTCCTCGCCTACGTGATAGCTGGATTGAATCACGTAACGATGTTGTATTTTTACCAGGAATTACCTCGACCTACAGTCAACAGCGTTTAGCCGATGAAGGTCTTGATCATATTCGTTTTGAACATTTACCAAAAGTGCGTAAAGCTAAAAAAGGTAAAAATGTTACGCAAATGCATTACGCACGCCAAGGCATTATTACGCCTGAAATGGAATATATTGCCATACGTGAGAATATGAAACGCCAAGAAGTTAAAGACGAGATATTGCTACAACAACATCAAGGTCAATCATTTGGAGCCAGCATTCCAGAAAAAATTACGCCTGAGTTTGTTCGCGATGAAGTTGCTAGAGGCCGCGCTATTATCCCGGTCAATATTAACCACCCTGAAGTTGAACCGATGATCATCGGCAGAAATTTTTTAATCAAAGTAAACGCCAATATTGGTAACTCAGCAGTAACTTCTTCCATTGAAGAAGAAGTAGAAAAGTTAGTTTGGTCAACTAAATGGGGGGCAGATACGGTAATGGATCTTTCTACCGGTCGTTACATCCACGAAACCCGCGAGTGGATTATTCGTAACTCCCCGGTTCCCATTGGCACCGTACCTATTTATCAAGCTTTAGAAAAAGTAAACGGTATTGCTGAAGACCTTACATGGGAAATATTTCGAGATACCTTAATTGAACAAGCAGAGCAAGGTGTTGACTACTTTACTATTCATGCAGGGGTATTGCTGCGTTATGTCCCAATGACCGCTAAACGCGTAACCGGCATTGTTTCTCGCGGTGGCTCAATCATGGCTAAATGGTGCTTAGCACACCACAAAGAAAACTTTCTTTACACCCATTTTGAAGATATTTGTGAAATTTTAAAAGCCTACGATGTTTCATTTTCGCTAGGCGATGGTTTACGTCCCGGTTCAATTGCCGATGCCAATGATGAAGCACAATTTTCAGAATTACGTACTTTGGGTGAGCTAACAAAAATAGCCTGGAAACATGACGTTCAAACCATCATCGAAGGTCCAGGTCACGTGCCATTGCATATGATTGAAAAAAATATGACTGAACAACTTAAGCATTGTGGCGAAGCCCCTTTTTATACCTTAGGACCACTGACCACAGATATTGCGCCAGGTTATGATCACATTACTTCAGGTATTGGTGCCGCTAATATTGGTTGGTATGGTTGCGCTATGCTTTGTTACGTTACCCCAAAAGAACACTTAGGCTTACCTAACAAAGAAGATGTTAAAGAAGGCTTAATGACTTATAAAATCGCGGCTCATGCCGGTGATTTAGCCAAAGGTCATCCGGGCGCACAGATCCGTGATAATGCCATGTCAAAAGCCCGTTTTGAGTTTCGTTGGTACGATCAATTCAATATAGGCTTAGATCCTGAAAAAGCACGTGCATATCACGATGAAACATTGCCGCAAGAATCTGGCAAAGTCGCGCATTTTTGCTCTATGTGTGGTCCTAAATTTTGTTCGATGAAAATTTCACAAGAAGTTCGAGATTATGCTGCTGGCTTAGACACTGCGGCCAACAACGAACAGCACATTGAAATCAAACTATTGGATGAAACCATCAGTATTTCAGTACAAGGAATGGCAGAGAAGTCTGCCGAGTTTAAAGCCAGCGGCAGCGAGCTTTATCACCCTGTTGAAAAATCGTTAAGCAATTAA